The genome window TTCGGAAAATTCATCCATCAGGCGGACAGCGGTTTCACTCCGGAACTCGGTGACCACAATGACGTCCGAGATGCCGCCATGAGAGGACAGGCGGTTGGCAATCAGGATATGGGGCTTGTTGTCCAGGTCCCCCGTAATGAGCGTTACGACTTCCCTGGGGACGGAGGCCAGGAAGGATTTCCAGGCCGGGAGGGACATGCCCAGACGGTCCTTGAGCATATAGGCCGCGTTATAGTTATAATAGACGCTGCGGGGATCCATCATAGTGCCGCTGCGGAGGAAACAGAGATAGATGGACTGGATATATTCGGAAGTGACGGCAGCTTTGGGAAGCTGCTTCTGCAGATCCCGCAGGAGCAGAATATCGGAGGTGGAGAAGGAATCCGGATTGACCAGGGAAAGCCGCCTGGTGTTTTCGGAAATCAGCAGGCGGGTATTGTTGGACTGAATTTCCTCCACATAAGCGGAAAACACCCGTGAAAGCTCAGTGGAAGTGGATTCCACGTGACGGGCGTTTTCCTTCTGCAGCTGCAGCACCGCGGTGGTTGTCATCAGGACGGTCAGGATGAGGGGCAGGAGCAATACGATCAGATAAGAGTATAATATTGTTTTGGCAACGGGACCTTTTTTCCAAAAGAAAAGCTTCCCACGGTTCTCCTGATCTTTCATATTGACTTCTCCTGCCTTCAAAGTAGGATCAGTTTAGCCGTTTCAGGGGGCTTTGTCAATTGACCCAGGACTGATTCTGATAGACAGGAAAAAGATGATAGATGGACAGAAAGGGCAAAAAACGACCTTTTTGTGCAGATTTTGACAGGCGGGAAAAATCTGATGGTTGCGGGACGGAAAGGATCGTATATACAATGCAGCCAGACAAAGCGAACGGGCCGGCTAAGTGCGGACGTTCGCAAAAACCACATAATTCAGAAAGGTGAGGTGCACAAACAATGGCAAAAAAACTCATTGCCCTGGTTCTCGGAATCATGATGCTGATGACCGTCGCAGTCAGCGGCATCGCGGAGGAAAAAAGTGACCTGCATATCGCGGATGACGTGACACTGCGGTTCTTCTTTGACCTGGACCTGGCGGCAAACGTTCCCGGAATGCAGGACTACAACGACAGCGAAGCATACAAGTGGCTTGAGGAACAGACGGGCATCCATATTGAATGGATCCATCCCGCCAGCGGCACAAGCCGTGAAGCTTTCAACCTGCTCTTCGCGTCCGATGACATGCCGGACCTGATCTACAACTCCATCCCCAACGGTTTCGTCTATCCCTCCGGCCATGACATGGCCATTGCGGACGGCGTGTACGCGAACCTGAAGGATTATGAAGATCTGATGCCCAACTACATGGCCATCATCAATTCCAACGAAGCCCTGAAGCGGGAATCCGTGACGGACGAAGGAAACCGCTGGTGCTTCTTCTATATATATAAGGACGGCCGCGGCCCGAACTTCGGACCGACCATCCGTAAGGACTTCCTGGACAAGGTCGGTATGGATATTCCTGAAACCTATGATGACTGGCACGAAGTGCTGACCGCCTTCAAAGAGCAGCTGGGCATTGAAATCCCGCTGTATGTGAATAAGGACACCTTCATGTGGTACAGCGAATTCGCCGCGGGCTACGGCGTCACCAAGGACTGGTCCCTGAACAGCGAGGGCAAGGTCATTTACGGACCCTGCGAGGACGGCTACGGCGAATACCTGGACATGATGCAGCAGTGGTATAAGGAAGGCCTGATCGACCAGAGTTTCTCCGT of Aristaeella lactis contains these proteins:
- a CDS encoding extracellular solute-binding protein, with amino-acid sequence MAKKLIALVLGIMMLMTVAVSGIAEEKSDLHIADDVTLRFFFDLDLAANVPGMQDYNDSEAYKWLEEQTGIHIEWIHPASGTSREAFNLLFASDDMPDLIYNSIPNGFVYPSGHDMAIADGVYANLKDYEDLMPNYMAIINSNEALKRESVTDEGNRWCFFYIYKDGRGPNFGPTIRKDFLDKVGMDIPETYDDWHEVLTAFKEQLGIEIPLYVNKDTFMWYSEFAAGYGVTKDWSLNSEGKVIYGPCEDGYGEYLDMMQQWYKEGLIDQSFSVHDGRWPENDLLLNDKVGAFPVYTSWTGHDYYAKQGATNPDFFLVGTKIPVKEGGEAHYRMPDMLTNTYCIAVNAQSKHLEEAIRWMDAQYGEEAAFVMNYGVTEGKEDGSYYFDDNGPHWGGLITNNPDGLTQGQARQRYTTNNAPYEDYNRVMGMWTDTQRETQARLMESDYSAYISDSITMTEAEQEEFSDIMGDITTYATEFTVNYVMGNASQSFDEFRAQLKSMNIDRAIELKQAAVDRYNAR